The following proteins come from a genomic window of Sorex araneus isolate mSorAra2 chromosome 1, mSorAra2.pri, whole genome shotgun sequence:
- the LOC129400870 gene encoding laforin-like encodes MSRPLGAGCGRRGRAAAGPALGSGRRRLGSAARSGPRAAARGRPASPLPGGGARARPAQDVTSAGGGIELGPRLRRAGGRGAEPGGVPRAPAPAGRPLPAGVACLARAGLRAGHGRAPEGPGARLCAPRTARGDRSPREERGRRGFQGLLHARPAQILGAPLRHPQDLKGLPESGSRRPLRGAALGSGLRGALPCPHGGLRRGRTGLRGRRFSHLREPAGHLLHRAGVSGSAPWRRPGSRLLRPQQSSWLSGQPEPFPRQKAGSCPGRETSFRLHLLWAMSSSTLWGRLRGLGPEPGPCVRPARDRFRSLSPPF; translated from the exons ATGTCGCGGCCGCTCGGTGCGGggtgcgggcggcggggccgggcggcggcgggtcCCGCGCTCGGCAGCGGCAGGCGGCGCCTCGGCTCTGCCGCTCGCTCGGGCCCGCGCGCCGCTGCCCGCGGCCGCCCCGCCTCGCCCCTCCCCggaggcggggcgcgggcgcggccggCGCAGGATGTGACATCAGCcggcgggggaatcgaactcgggccgcGGCTGCGGAGGGCTGGCGGGCGGGGCGCCGAGCCCGGCGGGGTCCCGCGCGCCCCGGCGCCCGCCGGCCGTCCCCTGCCCGCGGGGGTCGCCTGCCTGGCGCGCGCGGGCCTGCGGGCCGGGCACGGGCGGGCTCCGGAGGGGCCCGGGGCGCGACTCTGCGCGCCCAGGACGGCCCGCGGGGACCGGAGCCCGCGGGAGGAGCGCGGCCGCCGCGGCTTCCAGGGGCTTCTGCACGCGCGGCCT gcACAGATTCTTGGGGCCCCCTTGAGGCACCCACAGGACCTTAAGGGGCTCCCGGAGTCTGGGTCCCGAAGGCCGCTGCGGGGGGCCGCCCTGGGCTCCGGACTCCGAGGGGCCCTCCCATGCCCCCATGGCG GACTCCGGCGCGGCCGCACAGGGCTGCGCGGGAGGCGCTTCTCACACCTGCGCGAGCCCGCGGGCCACCTGCTGCACCGCGCGGGCGTGAGCGGCTCCGCCCCCTGGCGCAGGCCCGGGAGCCGCCTGCTGCGGCCACAGCAGAGTTCGTGGCTTTCTGGCCA GCCCGAGCCCTTCCCGCGGCAGAAGGCCGGCAGCTGCCCCGGCCGGGAAACTTCGTTCCGCCTGCACTTGCTCTGGGCCATGTCCAGCTCCACACTCTGGGGTCGCCTccggggcctggggccagagccGGGCCCCTGTGTGCGCCCCGCCCGGGACCGCTTTCGCAGCCTCAGCCCTCCCTTCTGA